A genomic region of Ktedonobacteraceae bacterium contains the following coding sequences:
- a CDS encoding SCP2 sterol-binding domain-containing protein: MTDIVPYLERIRARFDQPDIQASFQGFAKTLQFIFPDLQRNFVLNIAENGTATLSEETLPQPDVKVISNSDLLAGIMDRKVNPIQAYITRKLKVTGNMDDLLRLQKIL, translated from the coding sequence ATGACTGATATTGTGCCGTATTTAGAGCGAATCCGCGCCCGGTTTGACCAGCCTGATATTCAGGCCTCGTTCCAAGGCTTTGCCAAAACCTTGCAGTTCATCTTTCCCGATTTGCAACGCAACTTTGTCCTGAACATCGCCGAAAATGGGACTGCCACGCTGTCCGAGGAGACACTTCCTCAACCGGATGTCAAAGTGATCAGCAACAGTGATTTGCTGGCCGGTATTATGGACCGCAAGGTCAATCCCATCCAGGCCTATATCACTCGCAAGCTCAAGGTCACAGGTAATATGGATGATCTGCTGAGGTTGCAGAAGATACTGTAA